The region CGCGTATCGCCCGCTATACAAACTTGCGCATTCCGACGACTATCTCGGATATTGGTGGATTGAAATCGGCGCGCCGTATCATCAGATCAATGACATGCAGAAAGTGCGCGCCGAACTGTTGAAACATCTTTTCGGAGTTTGGAATTATATCAAGAATTACGGGCCGGAAAAAGAGGCGGCGCAAAATTACGCGCTGGAATGGGTCGGCGCGGTGCCCGGCAAGCGCGAATCGCGGCGGCTGGCGGGGGATATTATCCTGACGGAGCATGACTGCCATCAGGACCGGCAATGGCCGGATCGCGTTGCCTACGCCGGCTGGTTTATTGATGTGCACATTATGGGCGGCATCTTGAACAAGGCCGAGCACCCGGAACCATCCTCCGGGGACAAGAATTACAAGGGCTGGGCGAACGTTGCGCCGTTTTCCCTGCCCCTCAGGGCGTTATACAGCCGTAATGTCGCCAATCTCTGGATGGCGGGCCGCAATATCAGCGTTACTCATGTGGCCTTGGGGCCGGTCAGGGTCATGCTGACGACGGCCATGCAAGGCCAGGCGGTCGGCACGGCGGCCGTTTACGCCATTGCGCATGATTTGTCGCCCCGCCAAACCGCGGCCCCGGCCAAAAATCATGTTGCCGTCATTCAGCAGCAGTTGTTAAAAGATGATGCGCATGTGATGGGGATCAGGAACAGCGATGGGCGCGATCTTGCCCTTTCGGCGCGGGCTTATGCGGCCGGCGAATCGCCGTTCAAGATGGACGATTTGATTCCCGGTGAATATATTCCGCTGGACAATGCTTTGGCGGTGGTGGCGCCGCTTACGCACGATCACGTCAACAACGTTGATTTTTATCTTAAAAACACGAACGCGCAGTCCGTGGAACTTGGCATGGCATTGCAGCAGCTTGAGACAATCTGGCAAAAGGAGCCGGGGCTTGTAGTCCGGGAAACTTCAATAAAAGTCCCGGCAAATTCAGAGGGATGGGTTAGGGCAAAACTGGATGCGCGGATAATCCCCGGCAAGCCGCATCGCATTATTTTGAAGGCATTTCCGGGAGTGCGCTGGGCAAGAACCATTAATTTGCCGGCCGGCGTTGCGTGCGAGTATTTACAGGTTTCACCCGGAGGATGCGAGCCGCAGAACCGTCTTTTAAACCGATTCCAGCCGCACGAGACGGAACTGCCGGCCTATGAATTCTGGCGGCAGGATACCGGCCGTCACCGCGATGGCGGCGCGTTGGCTGTGCGCATTGATCCCCAGCCTGAGCCTTATCAGGCTCGGAACGTGAACAACGGCTGGGGCTGGCCTTATGGAATGCCGAACCTCTGGATTTCCGGCGTCCCGATGCCCCAAGCGCTTGAGCTCCGATTTGACAAGCCGCGGAAATTTAACGTCATTCTGGTCTCGTTTGATACTTGTCTTAGAAAGCCGTATCATTGCATGCCGCCATTCTGGAAAGCTGGACAATGCGCCAGGGACTGGGCATTGTCCGTCAAACTTGGCGGGGAATGGAAAGTGGTTTACGAGGAAAAAGGCAATTATCAACGCCGCCGGAAGGCGGTCTTTGACGCTGTAACCTCGGATGCTTTAAGGTTGACCGTGTTCGCCGTTGGCGGCGATGCGAAAAATGACCCGCTGGGACAAAAGACGCCGGTCGGCGTGTATGAGATTCGCGTCTATAATGAAGAAAATCAATAATAGGGAAGATACCATGAGTTTTCCGAAGGATTTTATCTGGGGTGTGGCGGCGGCAAGTTACCAGGTTGAAGGAGCCGCGTTTGAAGACGGCAAGGGGCTTTCCGTCTGGGACATGATGTGCCGCTGGCGCGATAAAATCTGGGAAGGCAATAACGGAAAGACGGCCTGCGATCATTACCATCGTTATTGCGAAGATGCGAAGCTTATGGGCCGGCTCGGCGTGCGCGCCTATCGCTTCTCCATATCCTGGCCGCGCGTGATTCCCTTTGGAACCGGCCGCGTGAATCCGAAAGGACTGGCCTTTTATGATCGCCTGGTGGATGTTCTGCTGGCGAACAATGTGCAACCGTGGGTGACGCTTTTTCACTGGGATTATCCGTATGAACTCTTCTGTCGGGGCGGATGGTTGAACCCGGACAGTCCTGCATGGTTTGCTGAATACACGCAAGCCGTGGTTGACAGGCTTTCCGACCGCGTAACGCATTGGATAACACAAAACGAGCCGCAGTGCTATATCGGGTCCGGGCATCAAAGCGGCGTGCACGCGCCCGGTTTGCAATTGGATTTTCCGGAGGTATTGCGCTGCGGCCATCATTCGCTGCTGGCGCACGGCAAGGCGGTGCAGGTCATCAGGGCGCGGGCAAAACAAAAGCCGGTAATTGGAGCGGCCCTGGTGGGAACGCTGAAAGTGCCGGCCAGCTCCGGCAGAGCCGATGTAAATGCGGCCCGCCGCGCTACCTTCTCGGTTACCGCGAAAAACTGCTGGAGCAACACCTGGTGGTCGGACCCCATGATTCTGGGGCGGTATCCGGCCGACGGGCTGAAACTGTTTGCTCATGATATGCCGCGGATAGGGACGCATGACCTGAAAACAATATGTCAGCCGCTGGACTTCTACGGAATCAACATTTACGGCGCTCAAACCGTCCGGGCAAAACGCAACGGCGGATGGGAAAATATGCCGGGACAGGATGGGCCTCCGTTGACAACAATGGCCTGGCGCATCGCGCCGGACGCTTTGTATTGGGGACCGCGCTTTTTCCACGAGCGATACAAGCTGCCGATTGTGGTTACGGAAAACGGGATGGCAAATTGCGACTGGGTGCATAAGGATGGCCGCGTGCCCGATCCGCAAAGGATAGATTTTATCCGCAGTTACCTCCTTGAATATCGCCGCGCCATCAAGGACGGCGTGAAAGGCATCGGTTATTTTCATTGGTCCGTCATGGATAATTTTGAATGGGCGCACGGCTATCGGCAGCGGTTCGGACTGGTGTACGTGGACTATAAAACCGGCAGGCGGATTCCCAAGGACTCGGCTTGGTGGTACCGGGAAGTCATGGAAACAAACGGCGCGCGCCTTGAAGTCCAATAATCATAGGAAGTGTCATGTTTAAACATCAATTAATGAAAACAGGCTTGGAAATCGAAACCGACAACAAGCTAAAGGTCAGGATTTTGTTCTTGGACAAAGGAATAACCAGGGTTAGCTGCGCGAATTCCGGCGATGATTATCTCCTTCCGGCAATGAACAAATACGGTTTTATAAGGGAGAGTGCCGGGGGATCCGGTTTTAAAGTGGAGGAAGATGACAATGTGTTAAAGGGCATCGCCGCGGATATAATTGTCGAAATTGTCAAAAATCCGT is a window of Kiritimatiellia bacterium DNA encoding:
- a CDS encoding FAD-dependent oxidoreductase, translating into MEKLSYDFVVVGGGLAGVCAALAAARQGVKTALVQDRPVLGGNSSSEVRVCPLGSAEYNAWTRETGIVGELMHEVVSRSHEPFSITNSIYDLTLDAAVKNEKNLDLYCNTVVYNVEVEPLGREQSPYQRRIVAVHGHELASERELIFYAKHFADCTGDATVGALAGAEFRYGREGRGEFNEPLAPLKPDSQTMGSTLYFYARKTERPIEFVPPPDAILYRTQAEIGAYRPLYKLAHSDDYLGYWWIEIGAPYHQINDMQKVRAELLKHLFGVWNYIKNYGPEKEAAQNYALEWVGAVPGKRESRRLAGDIILTEHDCHQDRQWPDRVAYAGWFIDVHIMGGILNKAEHPEPSSGDKNYKGWANVAPFSLPLRALYSRNVANLWMAGRNISVTHVALGPVRVMLTTAMQGQAVGTAAVYAIAHDLSPRQTAAPAKNHVAVIQQQLLKDDAHVMGIRNSDGRDLALSARAYAAGESPFKMDDLIPGEYIPLDNALAVVAPLTHDHVNNVDFYLKNTNAQSVELGMALQQLETIWQKEPGLVVRETSIKVPANSEGWVRAKLDARIIPGKPHRIILKAFPGVRWARTINLPAGVACEYLQVSPGGCEPQNRLLNRFQPHETELPAYEFWRQDTGRHRDGGALAVRIDPQPEPYQARNVNNGWGWPYGMPNLWISGVPMPQALELRFDKPRKFNVILVSFDTCLRKPYHCMPPFWKAGQCARDWALSVKLGGEWKVVYEEKGNYQRRRKAVFDAVTSDALRLTVFAVGGDAKNDPLGQKTPVGVYEIRVYNEENQ
- a CDS encoding GH1 family beta-glucosidase; amino-acid sequence: MSFPKDFIWGVAAASYQVEGAAFEDGKGLSVWDMMCRWRDKIWEGNNGKTACDHYHRYCEDAKLMGRLGVRAYRFSISWPRVIPFGTGRVNPKGLAFYDRLVDVLLANNVQPWVTLFHWDYPYELFCRGGWLNPDSPAWFAEYTQAVVDRLSDRVTHWITQNEPQCYIGSGHQSGVHAPGLQLDFPEVLRCGHHSLLAHGKAVQVIRARAKQKPVIGAALVGTLKVPASSGRADVNAARRATFSVTAKNCWSNTWWSDPMILGRYPADGLKLFAHDMPRIGTHDLKTICQPLDFYGINIYGAQTVRAKRNGGWENMPGQDGPPLTTMAWRIAPDALYWGPRFFHERYKLPIVVTENGMANCDWVHKDGRVPDPQRIDFIRSYLLEYRRAIKDGVKGIGYFHWSVMDNFEWAHGYRQRFGLVYVDYKTGRRIPKDSAWWYREVMETNGARLEVQ